The Paenibacillus sp. 481 DNA window CGTCAATTTCAGCAGCTTCCAATACGTCTTTCGGCACGTTCGTCATCGCAGCGATGTAAATAACCATCAAATAACCAGCTGTCTGCCAAACGAATACGATAATGATTCCCCAAAATGCAGTAACCTCATCACCAAGCCATGGCAAGTTGAAAAATCCGATGCCTGTCGCTTCACCAATAGCGGCGAAACCTCTAACAAAGATAAACTGCCAGATGAAACCGAGCAACAAACCGCCGATTACGTTCGGCATAAAGAATACGGTACGAAGCACATTCCGCATTTTAAGCGGCTTCGACAACAAGTAAGCAAGTCCGAAACCAACCAAGTTCGTTAAGATGATCCCGATAACCGTAAATTTAGTTGTAAACATAAAAGCATTTAAAAAATCAGAATCTGATGAGAATATTTGTTTAAAATTGTCCAATCCTACCCAATTAACCGTTCCTGCAACACCGTTCCAATCCGTGAACGAGTAGTAAACACCTAGCAAGAACGGGATAACAACGATCAATGTGAAAAAGAACGTCGCTGGGCCGATGAAGAACAACTGTTGTCCTAGTTGAGACAAGCTTTTGCGAGACATCCGCCTCTCCCCTTTACGATAAAAGATGTTGTGCGTTATTATCCTCAGTATGAACGTTCATGAAAGCGGTTGACACTGATGTTAATGAACGAAATGGTGTAAAATATTGATCAGGCCTAATTAAGTCAGCACGATGATCGTTACAAGAGGAGGTCATATGCGATGCGTTGGAACAGCATTCGTACTAAATTGATTTTATTTATGCTTATCGCAACGATAGTTCCTACCTTCGCCACGATGGCGATTTCATATAACTACACGACGGAAACGTTAAAGAAGCGAGCCATTCAGGAAAATAAGCAGCTTATTTTTCAAGGGCGACATAACTTAATGAACTTCTTGGAAAATATAAATCGAGCTTCGCTTACCGTATATACGGACTTTGAATTTATGCGATTACTCGAACGAGGCTATGATGATCCGAACGTCGAAGCTCACGTCTATACGACGTTGCAAAATATATCATCCTCGATGCGCGATATTTGGCAAGTGTATTTGTACCGGAATGAACATCAACGCGCCACACTTGTGACGCAAAATGTGCCCCGCCGCTCCTACGGCGTGGACCCGTATGGCGGAACAGTCACCCATACGGAATATGGCGTTCGCATGCAGCCGACGCATCAAAGTCATTCGTATGGCTTTGG harbors:
- a CDS encoding carbohydrate ABC transporter permease, whose product is MSRKSLSQLGQQLFFIGPATFFFTLIVVIPFLLGVYYSFTDWNGVAGTVNWVGLDNFKQIFSSDSDFLNAFMFTTKFTVIGIILTNLVGFGLAYLLSKPLKMRNVLRTVFFMPNVIGGLLLGFIWQFIFVRGFAAIGEATGIGFFNLPWLGDEVTAFWGIIIVFVWQTAGYLMVIYIAAMTNVPKDVLEAAEIDGASKLQILRSVIVPLIMPAVTVCLFLAISWAFKMFDLNLSLTKGGPFKSTESVAMNIYNEAFQNNRFGLGTAKAMIFFVVVSIITLVQVRVTKSKEVEV